One Neovison vison isolate M4711 chromosome 2, ASM_NN_V1, whole genome shotgun sequence genomic window carries:
- the DCLRE1B gene encoding 5' exonuclease Apollo, with product MNGALIPHTPIAVDFWSLRRAGSARLFFLSHMHSDHTVGLSSTWARPLYCSPITAYLVHRHLQVPKEWIRALEVGESHVLPLDEIGRETMTVTLIDANHCPGSVMFLFEGYFGTILYTGDFRYTPSMLKEPALKLGKQIHTLYLDNTNCNPAWILPSRQEAARQIVELIRKHPQHNIKIGLYSLGKESLLEQLALEFQTWVVLSPRRLELVQLLGLADVFTVEEKAGRIHAVDHMEVCHSAMLHWNQTHPTIAILPTSRKIRHSHPDIHVIPYSDHSSYSELRTFVAALKPGRVVPIVSRQPCRDYFQDSLSPRLSAPLIPDSVQQYMNSSSRKPSFLWLLLERRLRRPRTQGVVFNSSQETADQSQADRDSKKAKNENLPGDLEKETSHHPLQIKKQFFPDLCSKEWDGAVPISESPKMVTVRTASLSVHLESTDEDFLPLETGEESGVAPHLVPRGNQDGLAATGNQNTWLGGESLLSHSSKAAPLLAPEFRGLALKYLLTPVNFFQARFSSRDFDQQVEKYCKLLLRCREENAE from the exons ATGAACGGGGCCCTGATCCCCCATACGCCCATCGCTGTGGACTTCTGGAGCTTGCGCCGGGCCGGTTCCGCACGGCTCTTCTTTCTGTCCCACATGCACTCGGACCACACCGTGGGTTTGTCTAGCACCTGGGCCCGGCCCCTCTACTGCTCCCCAATCACTGCTTACCTCGTGCATCGTCACCTGCAG GTACCTAAGGAGTGGATCCGGGCCTTGGAGGTTGGCGAGAGCCATGTCCTGCCTCTAGATGAAATTGGGCGAGAGACCATGACTGTAACCCTCATTGATGCCAATCACTGCCCTGGCTCTGTCATGTTTCTCTTTGAAGGATACTTTGGAACCATCCTCTACACAG GTGACTTTCGGTATACACCTTCCATGTTAAAGGAGCCAGCCCTGAAACTGGGGAAACAGATCCATACCTTATACCTAGACAACACCAATTGTAACCCAGCCTGGATTCTTCCTTCCCGACAAGAAGCTGCCCGCCAGATTGTTGAGCTCATTCGAAAGCACCCCCAGCATAACATAAAGATTG GACTCTATAGCCTGGGAAAAGAGTCACTGCTGGAGCAGCTGGCCTTGGAGTTTCAGACCTGGGTGGTATTGAGTCCTCGGCGCCTGGAGTTGGTGCAGCTGCTGGGCCTGGCAGACGTGTTCACGGTGGAGGAGAAGGCCGGCCGCATCCATGCGGTGGACCACATGGAGGTCTGCCATTCTGCCATGCTGCACTGGAACCAGACCCACCCTACCATCGCTATCCTTCCCACGAGCCGGAAGATCCGCCACTCGCACCCCGACATCCACGTCATCCCTTACTCTGACCATTCCTCTTACTCGGAGCTTCGGACCTTTGTTGCAGCGCTGAAGCCTGGCCGCGTGGTGCCCATTGTCAGTCGGCAGCCCTGTAGGGACTACTTTCAGGACAGCCTGAGCCCCAGGCTCTCTGCGCCTCTGATCCCAGACTCTGTGCAGCAATATATGAATTCCTCCTCAAGGAAACCAAGCTTTCTCTGGCTGTTGTTAGAAAGGAGGCTAAGGAGGCCACGAACGCAGGGTGTCGTGTTTAACTCCTCTCAGGAAACTGCTGATCAGTCTCAAGCTGACAGGGACTCAAAGAAGGCCAAGAATGAGAACCTTCCTGGGGACCTTGAGAAGGAGACTTCCCACCATCCTTTGCAGATCAAGAAACAGTTTTTCCCGGACCTCTGCAGCAAAGAATGGGATGGGGCCGTCCCTATCTCTGAGTCCCCGAAGATGGTGACTGTACGAACTGCGAGTCTTTCAGTGCACTTAGAGTCCACAGATGAGGACTTTCTTCCTCTAGAAACTGGGGAAGAAAGTGGTGTAGCGCCCCACTTGGTACCCAGGGGAAACCAGGATGGCTTAGCAGCCACAGGGAACCAGAACACctggctgggtggggagtctCTCCTGTCTCACAGCAGCAAGGCTGCTCCTCTCCTGGCTCCTGAGTTCAGGGGTCTGGCACTAAAATACCTTCTGACTCCAGTGAACTTTTTCCAAGCACGGTTCTCTTCTAGGGACTTCGACCAGCAAGTGGAAAAATACTGTAAACTCTTGCTCAGGTGCAGAGAGGAGAATGCAGAATGA